A single region of the Cronobacter condimenti 1330 genome encodes:
- the aroF gene encoding 3-deoxy-7-phosphoheptulonate synthase AroF, which yields MQKDALNNVHIADEQVLITPDQLKAQFPLTVEQEAQVARARQTISDIIAGRDPRLLVVCGPCSIHDPEAAIDYARRFKALSEQVSDSLYLVMRVYFEKPRTTVGWKGLINDPHMDGSFEVEAGLKIARSLLVELVSLGLPLATEALDPNSPQYLGDLFSWSAIGARTTESQTHREMASGLSMPVGFKNGTDGSLATAINAMRAAAMPHRFVGINQAGQVCLLQTQGNPDGHVILRGGKAPNYSPADVAQCEKEMEQAGLRPALMIDCSHGNSNKDYRRQPGVAESAVAQIKDGNRSIIGLMIESHIHEGNQSSEQPRSAMKYGVSVTDACISWETTEALLRELHQDLQGALAARLA from the coding sequence ATGCAAAAAGACGCGCTGAATAATGTTCACATCGCCGATGAACAAGTATTAATCACTCCGGATCAACTCAAGGCACAGTTCCCGCTGACCGTTGAACAGGAGGCGCAGGTCGCACGCGCGCGCCAGACCATTTCCGATATCATTGCTGGTCGCGATCCGCGTTTGCTGGTGGTGTGTGGACCTTGCTCGATCCACGATCCCGAAGCCGCGATTGATTATGCTCGTCGTTTTAAAGCCTTGTCTGAACAGGTCAGCGATAGTCTTTACCTGGTGATGCGCGTCTATTTTGAAAAGCCCCGTACTACCGTGGGCTGGAAAGGTCTGATTAACGATCCGCATATGGATGGCTCGTTTGAGGTCGAGGCGGGCCTGAAAATCGCCCGTAGCCTGCTGGTGGAGCTGGTCAGTCTGGGCCTGCCGCTTGCGACCGAAGCGCTTGATCCGAACAGTCCGCAGTACCTGGGCGACCTCTTTAGCTGGTCCGCCATTGGCGCGCGCACAACCGAATCCCAGACGCACCGCGAAATGGCCTCCGGCCTCTCTATGCCGGTCGGCTTTAAAAACGGTACTGACGGTAGCCTCGCGACTGCGATTAACGCGATGCGCGCCGCAGCAATGCCGCACCGTTTCGTCGGTATTAATCAGGCAGGTCAGGTTTGTTTGCTGCAAACCCAGGGCAACCCGGATGGCCACGTGATCCTGCGCGGCGGCAAAGCGCCTAATTACAGCCCGGCGGATGTCGCGCAGTGTGAAAAAGAGATGGAACAGGCGGGTCTGCGCCCGGCGCTGATGATTGACTGTAGTCACGGCAACTCGAATAAGGATTACCGTCGTCAGCCAGGTGTTGCTGAGTCGGCGGTGGCACAGATTAAAGACGGCAACCGTTCTATTATCGGATTGATGATTGAAAGCCATATTCATGAAGGCAACCAGTCTTCCGAACAGCCTCGCAGCGCCATGAAATACGGCGTGTCGGTGACGGATGCCTGTATCAGCTGGGAAACTACCGAGGCGCTGCTGCGCGAGCTTCATCAGGATCTGCAAGGGGCGCTTGCTGCGCGTCTGGCGTAA
- a CDS encoding PepSY-associated TM helix domain-containing protein has protein sequence MTTCTPRAAWVNLLRRLHFYIGLFIGPFIFIAALTGTLYVATPQLENWVYRDALAGAASGERQPLAAQVTAAEQVTGGALRLQAVRPALVPGETTRVMFADPALGESESRAIFIDPVSLAVKGDMTVYGTSGILPLRQWIDYAHRSLLLGNTGRLYSELAASWMWVAALGGITLWCFTRPKRRMNNTFQNTRRWHTCLGWVLLAGMLLFSATGLTWSQWAGANVDTLRAAFGWLTPQVNTQLHGDAQIHDPHAEHHMHHGGMTMPVQPVDAHQYDRVLQVAQRAGLDASKLEIRPPREAGRAWTVTEIDRAWPTQVDAVAVDGATLQVIDATQFVDFPLMAKLTRWGVDFHMGILFGLPNQLMLIAFGVALCAAIVLGYRLWWLRRPPGPLVSPAATLSQGLANLPLIWRIITLTAAVLLGLALPVMGVSLAIMLIMDYWRWRQGQRKSLVQNAQ, from the coding sequence ATGACGACCTGCACCCCACGCGCGGCATGGGTAAACCTGCTGCGACGCCTGCATTTTTATATTGGCCTGTTTATCGGGCCGTTCATCTTCATTGCGGCGCTGACCGGCACGCTCTATGTCGCGACGCCGCAGCTTGAAAACTGGGTTTATCGTGACGCGCTCGCGGGCGCCGCCTCCGGCGAGCGTCAGCCGCTGGCGGCGCAAGTTACCGCGGCTGAACAAGTTACTGGCGGTGCGCTGCGCCTCCAGGCGGTACGTCCGGCGTTAGTGCCCGGCGAGACGACGCGGGTCATGTTCGCTGATCCGGCGCTTGGCGAATCAGAATCGCGTGCGATATTTATCGATCCGGTCTCGCTTGCCGTGAAAGGCGACATGACGGTTTATGGCACGAGTGGCATTTTGCCCTTGCGCCAGTGGATAGACTACGCGCATCGGTCGCTGCTGCTGGGTAACACCGGTCGGCTTTACAGCGAGCTGGCGGCATCATGGATGTGGGTGGCGGCGCTTGGCGGCATCACGCTCTGGTGTTTTACCCGCCCGAAGCGGCGTATGAATAACACTTTTCAGAATACCCGTCGCTGGCACACGTGCCTCGGCTGGGTGCTGCTCGCGGGCATGCTGCTGTTCTCTGCAACCGGCCTCACCTGGTCGCAGTGGGCAGGTGCAAATGTCGATACCCTGCGTGCGGCGTTTGGCTGGCTCACGCCACAGGTCAATACGCAGCTGCATGGCGATGCGCAGATACATGATCCGCATGCGGAGCATCATATGCATCACGGTGGCATGACGATGCCCGTGCAGCCTGTTGATGCTCATCAGTACGACAGGGTATTACAGGTGGCGCAAAGGGCTGGTCTTGACGCCAGTAAACTTGAGATCCGCCCACCACGTGAGGCCGGGCGCGCCTGGACCGTAACGGAAATCGATCGCGCCTGGCCCACGCAGGTGGATGCGGTGGCGGTGGACGGCGCCACGCTTCAGGTTATCGACGCCACGCAGTTTGTGGATTTCCCGCTCATGGCGAAGCTCACGCGCTGGGGGGTTGATTTTCATATGGGCATCCTGTTCGGTCTGCCAAATCAGCTGATGCTGATCGCCTTTGGCGTCGCGCTCTGCGCCGCCATTGTGCTCGGTTACCGGCTCTGGTGGTTGCGCCGACCGCCAGGCCCGCTTGTGAGCCCCGCAGCGACATTAAGCCAGGGGCTGGCGAATCTACCGCTTATCTGGCGCATCATTACCCTGACGGCAGCCGTTCTGCTGGGCCTGGCACTGCCTGTGATGGGCGTAAGCCTCGCTATAATGCTGATAATGGATTACTGGCGCTGGCGTCAGGGTCAGCGCAAATCGCTGGTGCAAAATGCGCAGTAA
- a CDS encoding DUF2946 domain-containing protein, with translation MGNNVFYQSVFRYRAAMLALFAILLIVVAPLISVSLQKDPMSAMPGMHHTMPMDDKPAMHATMHHDMPAPSPAKIPVDHAEACGYCVLLAHVPGLLLALVLLVSFILQRLQMPVPRPVARHWRFFPRLWPDTRAPPCTSAFSC, from the coding sequence GTGGGCAACAACGTCTTTTATCAGTCAGTGTTTCGCTATCGCGCAGCCATGCTTGCGCTGTTTGCGATCCTGCTGATTGTAGTGGCGCCGCTCATCTCAGTCAGTCTTCAGAAAGATCCCATGAGCGCCATGCCCGGCATGCACCACACCATGCCGATGGACGATAAGCCCGCGATGCATGCGACAATGCATCACGACATGCCCGCCCCGTCGCCTGCGAAAATCCCTGTTGACCATGCCGAAGCGTGCGGCTACTGCGTTCTGCTGGCGCATGTCCCAGGGCTGCTGCTGGCGCTGGTACTGCTGGTTTCTTTTATTCTGCAACGCCTCCAGATGCCGGTTCCCCGGCCTGTCGCCAGACACTGGCGTTTCTTCCCGAGGCTCTGGCCCGATACCCGTGCGCCGCCGTGCACGTCTGCATTTTCCTGCTGA
- the rplS gene encoding 50S ribosomal protein L19, with product MSNIIKQIEQEQMKQDVPSFRPGDTVEVKVWVVEGSKKRLQAFEGVVIAIRNRGLHSAFTVRKISNGEGVERVFQTHSPVVDSIAVKRRGAVRKAKLYYLRERTGKSARIKERLN from the coding sequence ATGAGCAACATTATTAAGCAAATTGAACAAGAGCAGATGAAGCAGGACGTACCTTCCTTCCGTCCGGGTGATACCGTGGAAGTGAAAGTATGGGTTGTTGAAGGTTCCAAAAAACGTCTGCAGGCATTCGAGGGCGTGGTTATCGCTATCCGTAACCGCGGTCTGCACTCTGCATTCACTGTTCGCAAAATCTCCAACGGCGAAGGCGTTGAGCGTGTCTTCCAGACTCACTCTCCGGTAGTTGACAGCATTGCTGTTAAACGTCGTGGTGCTGTACGTAAAGCTAAACTGTACTACCTGCGTGAGCGTACTGGTAAGTCTGCTCGTATCAAAGAGCGTCTTAACTAA
- the trmD gene encoding tRNA (guanosine(37)-N1)-methyltransferase TrmD, whose translation MWIGIISLFPEMFRAITDYGVTSRAVKNGLLSIDSWSPRDFTHDRHRTVDDRPYGGGPGMLMMVQPLRDAIHAAKAAAGEGAKVIYLSPQGRKLDQAGVSELATNEKLILVCGRYEGIDERVIQTEIDEEWSIGDYVLSGGELPAMTLIDSVARFIPGVLGHEASATEDSFADGLLDCPHYTRPEVLEGMEVPSVLLSGNHAEIRRWRLKQSLGRTWLRRPELLENLALTEEQAKLLAEFKREHAQQQHRHDGTGDA comes from the coding sequence ATGTGGATTGGCATAATCAGCCTGTTTCCTGAGATGTTCCGCGCGATTACCGATTACGGGGTAACTAGCCGGGCAGTAAAAAATGGCCTGCTGAGCATCGATAGCTGGAGTCCTCGCGACTTCACGCACGACCGGCACCGTACCGTGGACGACAGGCCCTACGGCGGCGGACCGGGGATGCTAATGATGGTGCAACCCTTGCGGGACGCCATTCACGCAGCGAAAGCCGCGGCAGGCGAGGGCGCAAAGGTGATTTACCTTTCACCTCAGGGACGCAAGCTTGATCAAGCGGGCGTCAGCGAGCTTGCGACGAACGAGAAATTAATTCTGGTTTGTGGCCGCTACGAAGGGATAGACGAGCGCGTAATTCAGACCGAAATTGACGAAGAATGGTCAATCGGCGATTACGTTCTCAGTGGTGGCGAGCTACCCGCCATGACGCTGATTGATTCTGTCGCCAGGTTTATTCCCGGTGTACTGGGTCACGAGGCGTCGGCAACGGAAGACTCTTTTGCCGACGGGTTGCTGGATTGTCCGCACTATACCCGGCCTGAAGTGTTAGAAGGGATGGAAGTACCGTCGGTTTTACTGTCGGGGAACCATGCCGAAATCAGACGCTGGCGCCTGAAGCAGTCGCTGGGCCGTACCTGGCTTAGAAGACCTGAACTTCTGGAAAACCTGGCTCTGACTGAAGAGCAAGCAAAGTTGCTGGCGGAGTTCAAACGTGAACACGCACAACAGCAACATAGACATGATGGGACTGGCGACGCGTAA
- the rimM gene encoding ribosome maturation factor RimM (Essential for efficient processing of 16S rRNA), translated as MSKQDAAKTPVNPIVLGKMGSCYGIRGWLRVFSSTEDAESIFDYQPWFIQQAGQWQQVQLESWKHHNQDIIIKLKGVDDRDAANLLTNCEIVVDSSQLPDLEEGDYYWKDLIGCQVVTTEGYSLGKVIDMMETGSNDVLVVKANLKDAFGIKERLLPFLDGQVIKKVDLATQTIEVDWDPGF; from the coding sequence ATGAGCAAGCAAGACGCCGCTAAAACCCCAGTTAACCCGATTGTTCTTGGGAAAATGGGTTCTTGTTACGGCATTCGTGGTTGGCTCAGAGTGTTTTCCTCCACCGAAGACGCCGAAAGCATTTTTGACTATCAGCCCTGGTTTATCCAGCAGGCGGGTCAGTGGCAGCAAGTACAGCTGGAAAGCTGGAAGCACCACAATCAGGACATCATCATCAAGCTGAAAGGCGTTGACGATCGTGATGCCGCGAATCTGTTGACTAATTGCGAAATTGTCGTCGATTCCTCGCAGTTGCCGGACCTCGAAGAGGGCGACTATTACTGGAAAGACCTTATTGGTTGCCAGGTGGTCACTACAGAAGGGTATAGCCTCGGTAAAGTCATCGATATGATGGAAACCGGGTCGAACGACGTTCTCGTCGTGAAGGCAAACCTGAAAGATGCGTTTGGTATCAAGGAGCGGTTACTTCCGTTCCTCGATGGGCAGGTTATCAAGAAAGTCGATCTCGCTACTCAAACGATTGAAGTAGATTGGGATCCTGGTTTTTAA
- the rpsP gene encoding 30S ribosomal protein S16, translating into MVTIRLARHGAKKRPFYQVVVTDSRNARNGRFIERVGFFNPLANEKEEGTRLDLDRIEHWVGQGATVSDRVSALIKEAKKAA; encoded by the coding sequence ATGGTAACTATTCGTTTAGCTCGTCACGGCGCTAAAAAGCGTCCGTTCTACCAGGTTGTCGTTACTGATAGCCGTAATGCACGCAACGGTCGCTTCATTGAGCGCGTTGGTTTCTTCAACCCGCTTGCGAACGAGAAAGAAGAAGGCACCCGCCTGGATCTGGACCGTATTGAGCACTGGGTTGGCCAGGGCGCTACCGTTTCCGATCGCGTTTCCGCGCTGATCAAAGAAGCAAAAAAAGCAGCTTAA
- the ffh gene encoding signal recognition particle protein — MFDNLTDRLSRTLRNISGRGRLTEDNIKETLREVRMALLEADVALPVVRDFINRVKEKAVGHEVNKSLTPGQEFVKIVRNELVAAMGEENQSLNLAAQPPAVVLMAGLQGAGKTTSVGKLGKFLREKHKKKVLVVSADVYRPAAIKQLETLAQQVGVDFFPSDVAQKPVDIVNAALKEAKLKFYDVLLVDTAGRLHVDEAMMDEIKQVHASIKPVETLFVVDAMTGQDAANTAKAFNEALPLTGVVLTKVDGDARGGAALSIRHITGKPIKFLGVGEKTEALEPFHPDRIASRILGMGDVLSLIEDIESKVDRAQAEKLATKLKKGDGFDLNDFLEQLKQMKNMGGMASLMGKLPGMGQLPDNVKSQMDDKILVRMEAIINSMTMKERAKPEIIKGSRKRRIAAGCGMQVQDVNRLLKQFDDMQRMMKKMKKGGMAKMMRGMKGMMPPGFPGR; from the coding sequence ATGTTTGATAATTTAACTGACCGTTTGTCGCGCACGCTGCGCAATATCAGCGGCCGTGGGCGCCTGACTGAAGACAACATTAAAGAGACCCTGCGCGAAGTGCGCATGGCGCTGCTGGAGGCGGACGTTGCGCTGCCGGTAGTGCGTGACTTCATCAACCGCGTTAAAGAGAAAGCGGTAGGGCATGAGGTTAATAAAAGCCTGACGCCAGGCCAGGAGTTCGTGAAGATTGTTCGAAACGAACTGGTGGCGGCGATGGGCGAAGAGAACCAGAGCCTCAACCTGGCCGCGCAACCACCGGCTGTGGTGCTGATGGCGGGTTTGCAGGGGGCGGGTAAAACGACCAGCGTCGGTAAGCTCGGCAAATTCCTGCGCGAAAAGCACAAGAAAAAGGTGCTGGTGGTGTCTGCGGACGTTTATCGTCCGGCGGCTATCAAACAACTTGAAACGCTGGCGCAGCAGGTAGGCGTGGATTTCTTCCCGTCCGACGTCGCGCAAAAACCTGTCGATATCGTTAATGCGGCGCTAAAAGAAGCGAAGCTTAAGTTCTACGACGTGCTGCTGGTGGATACTGCCGGTCGTCTGCACGTTGACGAAGCGATGATGGACGAAATCAAGCAGGTTCATGCGTCTATCAAGCCCGTCGAAACGCTGTTTGTTGTCGATGCGATGACCGGCCAGGACGCCGCCAACACGGCAAAAGCTTTTAATGAAGCGCTGCCGCTGACCGGCGTCGTACTGACGAAAGTCGACGGTGACGCCCGTGGCGGTGCGGCACTCTCTATTCGTCATATCACTGGCAAACCGATTAAATTCCTGGGTGTCGGTGAGAAAACCGAAGCGCTGGAGCCGTTCCATCCTGACCGTATCGCCTCGCGTATTCTCGGTATGGGTGACGTACTGTCGCTTATCGAAGATATCGAAAGCAAAGTCGATCGCGCCCAGGCGGAGAAACTCGCCACCAAGCTTAAAAAAGGCGACGGTTTTGACCTTAACGATTTCCTTGAGCAGCTCAAGCAGATGAAGAACATGGGCGGCATGGCGAGCCTGATGGGCAAGCTGCCGGGCATGGGGCAACTGCCTGACAACGTGAAATCGCAGATGGATGACAAAATTCTGGTGCGCATGGAGGCGATCATTAACTCAATGACGATGAAAGAGCGCGCAAAACCGGAAATCATCAAAGGTTCCCGTAAGCGCCGCATCGCGGCGGGTTGCGGCATGCAGGTGCAGGATGTGAACCGCCTTCTGAAACAGTTCGATGACATGCAACGCATGATGAAGAAGATGAAGAAAGGCGGGATGGCGAAGATGATGCGTGGCATGAAGGGCATGATGCCGCCAGGCTTCCCGGGCCGCTAA
- a CDS encoding cytochrome C assembly family protein: MPVFSLLALVAYSVSLALIIPGLLRKNSAWRRLAILSAVIALVCHAVALESRIFPDGSGGQNLSLLNVGSLVSLMICTVMTIVASKNRGWLLLPIVYAFALINLAFATFVPNEYITHLETTPGMMVHIGLSLFSYATLIIAALYALQLAWIDYLLKNKKLVFSAEMPPLMGIERKMFHITQVGVVLLTLTLCTGLFYLHNMFSMENIDKAVLSIVAWFVYIILLWGHYHEGWRGRRVVWFNVAGAALLTLAYFGSRVIQQFAG, encoded by the coding sequence ATGCCTGTTTTTTCACTGCTGGCGCTTGTCGCCTACTCGGTAAGCCTGGCGCTTATCATTCCCGGCCTGCTTCGCAAGAACAGTGCGTGGCGTCGCCTTGCGATACTTTCGGCGGTGATAGCGCTAGTCTGCCACGCCGTGGCGCTGGAAAGTCGAATTTTCCCGGACGGCAGCGGCGGGCAAAATCTTAGCCTGCTGAACGTGGGTTCGCTGGTCAGTCTGATGATCTGTACCGTGATGACCATTGTCGCCTCGAAAAATCGCGGCTGGCTGTTGCTACCGATTGTCTATGCTTTCGCGCTGATAAATCTGGCGTTCGCGACATTCGTGCCTAACGAATACATCACGCATCTGGAAACCACGCCCGGCATGATGGTGCATATCGGCCTGTCGCTCTTCTCTTATGCGACGCTGATTATCGCCGCGCTCTATGCACTACAACTGGCGTGGATAGACTATCTGCTGAAAAATAAAAAGCTGGTTTTCAGCGCAGAGATGCCGCCGTTAATGGGCATAGAGCGCAAAATGTTTCATATTACCCAGGTCGGCGTCGTACTGCTGACGCTCACGCTCTGCACCGGTTTGTTCTATCTTCACAACATGTTCAGCATGGAAAATATCGACAAAGCGGTGTTATCCATCGTGGCATGGTTTGTCTATATCATCCTGCTCTGGGGACACTATCATGAAGGCTGGCGTGGCCGCCGCGTGGTGTGGTTTAACGTGGCAGGCGCCGCATTGCTGACGCTGGCCTACTTCGGCAGCCGGGTCATTCAACAATTCGCCGGTTAA
- a CDS encoding HlyC/CorC family transporter, whose amino-acid sequence MEHISTTTLIITLIVMVVVSAYFSGSETGMMTLNRYRLRHLSKQGNRAAKRVERLLRKPDRLISLVLIGNNLVNILASALATIVGMRLYGDAGVAIATGVLTFVVLIFAEVLPKTVAALYPEKVAFPSSFLLGPLQIVMMPLVWLLNIITRMLMRMVGIKADNVVSAALSKDELRTIVNESRSMISRRNQDMLLSVLDLEKVSVSDIMVPRNDIVGIDINDDWKSIVRQLTHSPHGRIVLYRESLDDAIGMLRIREAWRQMNEKKEFTKEVMLRAADEIYYVPEGTPLSVQLVKFQRNKKKVGLVVNEYGDIQGLVTVEDILEEIVGDFTTSMSPTLAEEVTPQNDGSVIIEGGANVREINKAFNWRLPEEEARTVNGMILEALEDIPSAGIRLRLHHYDIDILDVQENMIKQVRITPVKPLRDSVEGH is encoded by the coding sequence TTGGAACATATCTCAACCACCACACTCATCATTACGCTTATCGTGATGGTGGTGGTCTCCGCTTACTTCTCCGGTTCCGAAACCGGGATGATGACCCTCAACCGCTACCGGCTGCGCCACTTGTCAAAGCAGGGCAACCGCGCCGCTAAACGTGTGGAACGTCTGCTGCGCAAGCCCGACCGCCTGATAAGCCTGGTGTTAATCGGTAACAACCTGGTCAACATTCTCGCCTCAGCGCTGGCGACGATCGTCGGCATGCGCCTTTATGGCGACGCGGGCGTGGCTATCGCCACCGGTGTGCTTACCTTCGTGGTGCTGATTTTCGCAGAAGTTCTGCCGAAAACGGTCGCGGCACTCTACCCGGAAAAAGTCGCCTTCCCGAGCAGCTTCCTGCTGGGGCCGCTGCAAATCGTCATGATGCCGTTAGTCTGGCTGCTGAATATTATTACCCGCATGCTGATGCGCATGGTCGGCATCAAAGCGGATAACGTCGTCAGCGCCGCGCTTAGCAAAGATGAGCTGCGCACCATCGTAAACGAATCGCGCTCGATGATTTCACGCCGCAATCAGGACATGCTGCTGTCGGTGTTGGATCTGGAAAAAGTGAGCGTCAGCGACATCATGGTGCCACGCAACGATATCGTGGGCATTGATATCAACGACGACTGGAAATCCATTGTTCGCCAGCTTACCCATTCGCCGCACGGGCGCATTGTTCTCTACCGCGAGTCGCTCGACGATGCCATCGGCATGCTGCGCATTCGTGAAGCCTGGCGACAGATGAACGAGAAAAAAGAGTTCACCAAAGAGGTCATGCTGCGCGCCGCTGATGAAATTTATTACGTGCCGGAAGGGACGCCGCTTAGCGTCCAGTTGGTCAAATTCCAGCGTAATAAAAAGAAAGTGGGTCTGGTCGTTAACGAATATGGCGATATTCAGGGGCTGGTGACGGTCGAAGATATTCTTGAAGAGATTGTCGGGGACTTCACCACATCGATGTCACCGACGCTTGCTGAAGAAGTGACACCGCAAAACGACGGCTCGGTCATTATCGAGGGGGGTGCCAACGTGCGTGAAATCAACAAAGCCTTCAACTGGCGACTGCCAGAAGAAGAAGCGCGTACGGTCAACGGCATGATCCTCGAAGCGCTGGAGGACATCCCCTCTGCCGGCATTCGTTTGCGCCTGCACCACTACGATATCGATATCCTGGATGTGCAGGAGAACATGATTAAGCAGGTACGGATAACGCCGGTAAAACCCCTGCGCGATAGCGTAGAAGGCCATTAA
- the grpE gene encoding nucleotide exchange factor GrpE, translating into MSSKEQKTPDGQAPEEIVTEQHEEVEAVESAESAEQVDPRDEEIARLQSELAQAQTRERDSVLRIKAEMENLRRRTEQDIEKAHKFALEKFINELLPVIDSLDRALEVANKESQDMSAMVEGIELTLKSMLDVVRKFGVEVVADTNVPLDPNVHQAIAMVESEEVSPNHVLAVMQKGYTLNGRTIRAAMVTVAKAKA; encoded by the coding sequence ATGAGTAGTAAAGAACAGAAAACGCCTGACGGGCAAGCCCCGGAAGAGATCGTCACGGAGCAGCATGAAGAGGTTGAGGCTGTAGAGTCTGCTGAATCTGCTGAGCAGGTGGATCCGCGCGATGAAGAGATTGCCCGGTTGCAGTCGGAATTAGCGCAAGCCCAGACCCGCGAGCGCGACAGCGTGCTGCGCATTAAAGCGGAGATGGAAAACCTGCGCCGCCGTACTGAGCAGGACATCGAGAAGGCGCATAAATTCGCGCTGGAGAAATTCATCAACGAGCTGCTGCCGGTTATCGACAGCCTCGATCGCGCGCTCGAAGTGGCGAATAAAGAAAGCCAGGATATGTCTGCCATGGTGGAAGGGATTGAGCTGACCCTGAAATCTATGCTGGACGTGGTACGCAAGTTCGGTGTGGAAGTGGTTGCCGACACGAACGTGCCGCTGGATCCGAACGTACATCAGGCCATTGCAATGGTGGAATCGGAAGAGGTTTCTCCGAACCACGTGCTGGCTGTGATGCAAAAAGGCTATACCCTGAACGGCCGGACCATTCGCGCCGCGATGGTGACCGTCGCGAAAGCGAAGGCGTAA